The Candidatus Falkowbacteria bacterium genome includes the window AGGACAATTCGTTTATTTTTCAAATCCTCCTCCGGCATTCGCCGAACTTTGTTTTTAATTGATTTTAATTTCATTTTTTTATTTTAATCCCCTGCAATCGAAATCAATTCCCAGGAGCTACCGTCAACTTTGTTAATTTTAACTTTTGCGCCCTCGGCAACTGTATTTCTACTCAACATCTGTAAATTGAACTCTAAATTTTCAGAACTAATATCTGCACCATGTTCGATCACTGAACCCAAATCAATCAAAATCTTCTTAACCTGCTTGAGGTTATTTTTTTTCGCTTGTTCCAGCACAAGCTTGTGGATTTTGTCCGCTACATGAAGATCATGCATAATTTTTTGATATATTAATTATAGCATAATATTTATTGTAATTAAAATTACTTTATTGACAAAAGAGGTCTTTATTGTTATATTAATAAAAATGAACGTTAACAAGCAGAAATGCTTTATATAGGAGGAGGTTATGGTCTGGACAAGTGCAGATGAAAGCCGAGCACGCAGAGAGGGGTTCAGTGTTGAGCAAGAAAGAAATCGCCAACGGTATATAGATCACATTAAGGCGAATAATGCTCTACAAGAGAAAGAAAAAGAAAGAAAAAAAAGAGAAAAAGAAAAAGATGATGATAAGATGAAAGTCCAGTTAGTATTGATGTTCTTTGTTGCTCCAGTTGTGATTATTTTTATGATTGTCCTTTTAATCATTCAAATATCTGGCAACGGTCACATCCTCACCGGTGATTCCAAAATTGCTTCTGAGTATAAGCAAAAGAGAAAGGAAGTAGTAGAACTGCAAGAAAAATTGTCCGAAAAAATAACTAAACTGGGAGTTGCTGAAACAGAATTCAAAGCAACAATCGCTAGCAATGTTGGGACAATTCAGAGTAACATTAGACGTGGGCAAATCAGGAGCTTCAATGATGCAGTAAGGAATCAAGAAAGCAACACCAAACTCAAGATAATTGCCAAAGCACAAGCTTATCTCGAAATCGTGACTGCTGAGAAAAGAGCAGTTGCCAGAGCGGGTGTTGAGCTTCAAGGAATACGGGCTAATCTTGACCTTGATCTAACAATGCTAAAAGCGACAGATCAAGAAGAAATGGACGATTTGATTAAAAAGCTTGATAATGTCATCACAAAAATCAAGCCTGTAGCAGAGGAATACGTAATCAATGATTACAACAGAGGTTCCTCAGATCTCAAAAGCACTTGGAATAAATATTTTATTCAGAAGTAGACGTGGACTCGACAATCTTATTGTCGAGTTTTTAAATTCAGAAAACATTGACAAATAACTAGAAATAAGGGAAAATAACCTAATTGAACTTTAACAACAAAACAAGGGGGAAACATGCGACATCATACAATATGTTTTTTTACATTAATATTTCTTCTTTGTTTACCCACCTGCAACAAAAGAGATGCAAAAAAGGAAACTAAGGAAAAATATGAAACTGTAATTTCCTTAATGGAAAAACTACATGAGAAGCATGTCAACATTGACAACACAATAAAAAAGTTCAAAGACAAAAAAACTGAATTCAAAAAAGCCATCAAAGGGATTAAATCCAAACGTGGAATTTCGTCTTATGCTGAGGCAGAAAACAACAAGCCTTTAATGATCCATCTAACAGCCTACCAAAAAGTTGAAGCATATTTAAAAATACTTAAGGAAGAAGATAAAAAAACTGAACAAGCCGCCATTGAATTATATGGTATTCAGATGCAACTTGAGCTTGACATTGAAATGCTTGAAAGCATAGAAAATGCCGACCTGGAAGAAACACTTAAGCAATTGAATTTAGTGATTGACAAAATCCAGCCTACAGCAGATAACCTGGTATTAAATGATGAAAACACACCCAAAACGCCACTAGAAAAACTTTTCAATGAACTTTGAAAACAACTCATCAAAACCAGCACCACACCGTGCTGGTTTTTTCATTGACAAATCATAAAAAATAAGGGAAAATAACCTAATTGGACTTTGACAACAACCCATTGAGGAGGCCTTAATGAAACATTACTTGAATACAATAGTTCTCCTACTTGTTATTATTTTCTTCTCGGTGACCTGCAGTAAAAATGAACAGCCAAATGAAGTCATAGATTCAAAACCCAACAGCTCCGCTAAACTACTTGCTAAATTCAAGCACACACAAGCAGTTTATGGAATTGACTGGCATCCTGATGGAAAACTAATTGCATCTAGACACTACCGAGACACAGCTTTCATCTGGAACACTGAAAACAAAACTCGACAATTTGTTCATGATGGCAAGCAACTCACCGACATAAAATTCAGTACTGATGGTAGTTACTTAGCCTTTATTGATCACGAAATTTCTAAATATAGCTGTCAGCGCGAATGTCGTTACTCTGACTATGAACGTTGCAATGACTGCAAGAAAAAACACGAGAACGATTACGATGTGAGATTCTTGTCAAAAGTCTACGACCTTAGACTAAAACATTACTTAAAAGAAATAGCAAGTGGCTCCGCTCAAACAATCTCAGCTGACCTCAAGGTATATGTCACCCACGCTCTCGATTCAAAAATAATCTACTTTGATGGGACATACTTCTTTTCCTCCAGCAGTCGTGCAGGGATGGAGACTTTCATAGAGTCTAGTTCGAAAAATCACTTTTTTCATGAAGTAAAAAGTTATTCTGTGCGAAAAACAGAAGAAACAAAAGAAGGAAATACACACCTCGGCGCAATGACAATTTTCTTGTCCACAAAAGGAAATCTGTTAAAGATTTTCAATCAAGCCGACGACGGGAAGGGGCCTCATTGTTCCATAAAACAATGCAGTCATGATTACAAAATTATGGCTGCAGAGTGGCAACCCGGAACTAAGAAAATAACAGTTTTAAGTTCTGACAACATTCTAAGTCTTTGGGATAGTTGTTTCTCAGGTAAACAGCTTTACACCTACAATCACTCTGGCAGTGAAGCAGTGACCCTAAAATGGAATGTATCAGGTGATGTTCTGGCAGTTCAATTCATGAACAATATTTTACTGTTCAATGAAAAATTGGAACTCCAAAAAACACTGGATATTATGAGTAATGATATTGCCTGGAACAAAGATGGCAATATTTTAGCAGTCATTACCAAAAATAAAATTTATTTTTGGGACAACCTGAATTCGAATCTAACTTTTCATGAAAGTTCAGAAAAAATTAATGATTTTGCCTGGAATCCGGAATTCAATCAATTCGCCCTGGCGACTGAAGTGAATGACGACGAAGGCTTTGTAGAAATTTGGGAGATTGACTCTTCTTATAGAATCATCGTCGCCAACAAAAAGAGAACTTCCAATAATACAGAACATCAGCTGACAATCAAAGAAGAAACAGTAAAAAAATTAACCACTGTTCGCTCTCTCATAAAACAATTACAAAAAAAGGAAGAATCACTATCAGATGATCTTCGATCCTTCCAAACTGACGTAGACAGATACAAATCAACAATCACTGACTTGAAACTACACAACAATATTGCAAGCTATAAAGAAGCGGTCAAGAATGACCGGATAAACAATTATCTTGTAGCGATGCAAAAAGCTTTGGCCTACATGGACTTTATTAAACATGAGCTTTTAACTACTAGCAAAAGTTTAGTGGAGTCTGAAGGCACTCAATTACAACTGGAGCTTGATGCAAAAATTCTGGACAGCTTAGACGAGAACAAATTGGACCAGATGATTGCTCAATTGGACTTGGTTATCACAAAAATTCAACCAAACGCCCAGGAACTCGTGATTAAAGAAAATGACACACAAAAAATACCATTAGAAAAACTATACAATGAGTATTTTGAAGATGAGTAGATAACACAAACCAGCACCACACCGTGCTGGTTTTATTATTGACAATAACGTAAAATATTAGTAAGATACAATGATTATGAACTTTTACAACAAAATGACAAGGAGGCCCAAATGTCCAGATGGCTAAAGACAATTATTACTGTTATTATTATCATTTTTGCTTGTTCTTGTAACAAAGACAAAAAGGCCAAGAAAAATAAGTCAACTCGTCCTGAAGTCGCTGAAAAAAACTCCCCTAACTCCAATACTGAACCAGCTCCCCTCTCACAAGAAAAAGAAGCTCCACCAAAGTCAAAAAAAGAAATTTCCGAAGAAAAGCTTGAACATGTAAAGCATCTTCGCAGAAAACTCGAAAGAAAAGAAAGAACCTTGGCTGGCGCACTTATTACATACAAAGACAAAATTTCTATTTTTGTTCAAGAAATCAAACAAGAACGTAACCGTAGAAACTTGGTTGAATACAATCAGGCAATTTCAAGTAATTCAATCAAGCATAATCTCGAGGCAATTCAAAAAGCTGAGGCCTACTGGGGAATTACTAATAGGGAAAAAGTAAAAACAAAACTGGCAATTGTCGACGCAGAAGGAACTGAAAAACTACTTGATCTAGACATCACCATGTTTAGCACCATGCCTGAAGATGAAATCGACAAACTACTTGATGAACTTGACCTTGTAATTAATAGAATCCAACCGACAGCCAGAGATCTTGTTATCACAGACAAGGAAACTGTGCTTACTCCTCTTGATGAGATTTACGAAAAACATATTCGTAAAGAGGAACGTGAGCGAGAAAAAAAGGAAATTGAGCGTAAAAAAAAAGCTGAAGCTGACCGGTTAGAACGAGAGCGTCAGGTAAAACTAGCAAAAGAAAAAGCGTTAGCAGATACCCAGGCTCGTGCAGCCCTTAATGCTGAAGCTCGTCGCCAAGCGTTAATTGCTAGGAAACAAGCCGATGAAGAGGCTGCTAGTCAAGAGAGGACTGCCAGACTACAAGCAATCGCCGAGGCTACACGCCAAGCAAAAATTGCCAGACAGCAAATAACAGCCGAAGAAAACCGCATAGCTGATGAAGTAGTAAAACAAATTGAGTATAAGAAACGCGAAGCTGAAAATCGTGCCCGAGAAAAAGCTGCTGAACTTGCTAGTAAGCAAAAAACAGCAGCAGCGATTGCTAACATCAAAATTATCAAACCCACTATCTGGACTTCTATTGCATATTACAGACCTGGGGGTGATGGTGCAGGTTACATCCGTTGGTCAAATGATAGCAAAGCAGTGGCTATCACCACCTCATCAAAAATGACTATTAAGGGTGTTCCTCAAAGCACAACTTATGAGCTTGAATCTAATTACGATAACAGCGACTATATAACCGACATGATCTGGTCTCAAAGCAAAACCAAAATTGCAATCTATTATTCACATTCTTGTGCACTGGAAAGAGGAAACGCCAAGATTGCAATTTACTCGTTAACAAATGATAAAGAGCTCTGGAGGGTGGAAGTCGAATGCTCCCAAGCCGCTAGTTTCCTTGGTTGGTTTGGTGATTATATTGTCCTTAAAGCATCCGCTGGGTACAGTAGAAATTTTCACATTTACATTATCAATACGAAAACCAAGAAAACTCAATCATTCACAGCTGACGCGATAACCCCAGTAAACAACTCCTCTGTCTTTGCTGCAAGCTCAAAAAGAATAATCCAAGTCAGTCTTTCTGACAGAACAATTCTAAAAGAGTTTAAGTTTTGTCGAGATGATGACGAGTCTCTTTATTATTCTTTTTGCCCAGGAGAGATTGACATTCATAAACTCGCCTACACGAGCGGGCATCTAATTTCATCAGAGTCGCCACAAAACGGAGAAAGTAGCTTCTCCATTTGGGACACAACTTCTGGAAATAAACTCCACTGGTTTAAAGGTGACGAACCAAGAGATCTTTGGTGGCTAAAAGACGGCAAAACAGCAGTTATTGCTTTGTCGTCTGGCACAATTTTTACAGTAAATGCGAAAAGTGGATCAATTTACGAGAAAAAGCTCGTAGATGGTGCGATTGGCTTTTATGGCTATAATGTAAACACTTGGTCCACTAAAAAACCTCATCTTGTTATCAATAAAAATTCTCCTCAGCACGAAACAGCTCTTAATGAAAAAGCAGGTTCGTACAATACTCTCTTTGTCATGGATATTAGGGACCAACAAACAAAGGCCGTCTTGGTTATGGAGTCAGATATCTCAGATTCTGTCAGACTTTCATGGAGCCCAAACGGCAAGTACCTCGCAATTGGAGACAAGGGACTCCTTCATGTTTTCAATGTAAGCAATATTTGACAATAAACCCACCTTCGACAAGGTGGGTTTTTACTTGACAAAACCATTAAAATGTATAAAACTAGTATGAAAGGTTGATCTTTAACAGAAGGAGGTCGTGATGACGAAAAGATTAAAATTCTCCAGACTTATCCTAGGTATTATCTGTATCGCACTTGCAATTCTGATTTTCATGGCCTTAATTCGTTTTGGCACTGTATTTGCTTTTCTCATGATCTATCCGTGGATTTCCGACGCCTTGCAATCCTCTGCTGGAATGAATCACTGGCTAGCAAGTATAATCGCCTTTGTTCCGGCAGTCGTCGGGGTAATCGGCATTGGGATGCTTTTCTCCTGGAATAGGAAAAGACGAACTATCGGCATGGTCATGGCGGGTATCGCCTATCTCACCACGTGCGCCTTTATGTACTCCATTGAGGCAGATCGCTCATTTGACCCCATTACAGGAAAAGCAAATAAATGCTATGCTGCAGGCTTAAACGGTTATGAAGAAATTTCTTGTGAATGGAAATTCCATCCCGAGACTGGCAATCCCGTCATCACAGACCTTGGTGAAATTAAAAAAATCATCACCTCAATGAATGTTTCAGAAAGTGAACCAAGGATCTCCAATAAGGTCCGTCCAAACAAAAACCTACGTTTCTTCTCTGTTGATGGAACACCTATGTATTGGTACTATGAATTTCCAGATGGCGTAATTGACATGTTTGACTCCCCTGGTAGACATCCACACTTCAACACAGTACTGCAGCCCATCACGCCAGAAATTGTAAAAATCGTTCTTTATCCTCAAGATAATTGGGATATTGAAAGAGTTAATTTGCCAGACTCAAAGCCCATCAGCCAGGGTGACCCAAAAGCGCTTTCATCTGCCAACAGCGGAAACGATAGCGCTATGGAAGAACTTCGCGATCTCTATATCGAGAGAAAAAAGCAACTAAAACAGTAAATCACAAACACAAGGCCCACCGTAACACGGAGGGTCTTTTTTATACTTGGTAATTAAAATTTAATGCGTCGCGCAACTGATACATGGATCGTATGCCCGAATCAAAGTTTTTATTAACGAATCTCTCTTCTTATCTGACAACTTTTTAATTTGCGGCAAATATTTCTCAAGATCTTTTTCCAAATTAGCCAAAAACATAGCGGTTGGTGTAATTACATTGCAATGAATAATTTCGCCCACCTTGTTAAATTCATATTCATGATACAAGATCCCACGAGGTGCCTCCATCACAGCATAACCCTTACCAGCCTTAACTATGAAATCAACTTTTAGGTTTTTCATAAACTTCGGTTTTGCTCGCAGTTTCTCATATTGGACAAAAAGTTTATTTATCTCCTCAATTGAATTAATAATCTCAGTTGTCTGGGCTACTATATTATAGAATGAATTATAACACGGCAAGTTCACTTTTAGCTTATTCCAAGAAGCTTTTGCCTCTTTGTTCAGCTGAGCATAATTATTGTTCACTCGAGCAAGAGCGCCAACCATGAACGTTTCTTTCATATGATGTGAGCGTTTAACTTTTTCATATGGTAAAACAGTTTCTTGCACGTCACTTAGGAAATCCTCGACTTTATCATAACTATCATTATCTGAGAAATAAATGCTCCCATCATAAACTGCATATTCATTTTTATTTTTCAAAGAAACATAATTTGTTGGTCTTTGAAACTTTGGTAATTTATATTTCAAAACCACATCATGAATTTGCCTAGCTTGTAATAGAACTTGCTTTTGTTTTTGCATTAATTCTTTAAGTTCAACAAAGTCTGGCTCAACATTAAATCCACCAACTACACTATTAATCGGATGAACGGTTCGACCTCCAACAACTCGCGCTAACTGCACTCCCCAATCACGAACTTGAAGAGCAATTTTTGACTCTTTGGTATACTTATTTATCAAAGCAAAATTATTACTAACACCTACGATATCAGGAAACGAGAAAAAGAAAGCATGTACTGCATGACTATGAATTATTTGCGCATTTTCTAGGATCTTACGAAGCAATATTATTTCCGGAGTTACCCTGACACTAAAAGCTGCCTCAACGGCCTTAATTGAAGTTAAATTATGCACAATCGGGCATACACCACAAATCCGCGAAGTTACAATCGGAGCTTCGTAATATTTTCTATTTAATAATATTCCTTCGATCAAACGAGCTCCCTCTTCTGTGTCCACGCGAGCTTGAGCAAAATCATTACCAAGCAAAGCCCCAACGAAACTCAGGTGGCCTTCAGTTTTGGCGATGTGATTTATTTTAATAGTTTTCATAAAGGATATTTTATTTTACCTGTATTAACAATTAACATTTTTTTATCTTTCGGTAATTTGTTTTTCAATTGAAGCATCAACGCCAACCCAGCAATACCAGAGGCCTCACAATCTATTTGTTGGCACGCAGCAACTCTCAAGGCCTCATCAATAAATTGTTCTTTAACGTTATAAACATCCGATTTCGAACCACAATAACCAGCATAGCGATAAAGTTTAATCCACTGCTCATCATAATTAACAAAGGGCAAATGAGGGGAAAACAATTTATTAGCCTTAGTCTTCGGATTGTTAGTGGTCGACCCAAAAAAATTACAAGCTCTCAATTTATTCACTCTACCCCTAAACCTTGGGTCATGATGACTTGTCACAACCTCCCGTTTATTAATATTTAAAATATTTTCAAATAAATGTCCCGACCCAAACGGAACAAAACAATAGTCAGGAGAACTGTTAATAATTTCATAACTTAACCAGTCATAATATCTAGTTGTCGGATCAAGTGCTTCACTTGACGTAATATCGAAACCATTTTTATTTTTTGTTAATCGCAAAATTTCATTCCAAGAAAACGCTTTTTCACTTAAATCAGTTTTAAATATCTTGCAACCAGTTTTATACAAAAATTTCAGAATTTCATCATCAATGTGATTATCAACTAGTACTCGCAAATTAGGTAATTTATACTTTTTCAATTGCACCTGAATGGCAATCGCTGCTGAACCTGATGAGATTATTGAAACATCGGGTAATTTACTTATTTGTCCCCCTTTTTTTGACAACAAGAAATCACGATAAGTCACTACCATTTCCCAAGCCATTCTATCTTTATGCGTCCCCGTTGGATTATGACTTTCATCCTTCAACCAAACATTATTAAATCCAGGTACTTTTATTTTGTAAGTTGGAGTAGCGGGAAACTTCGGATCATCAACTGGAAATTCGGGCTTTTCTGGATTATTTTCCGATGCAATTACAATTGACTTTAATATTTTTTCTTCTTGCTTGGTTAATGCCATAAATAATTTCTAATTATTTTCTAAGTTTATTTCTTTTCTTCCAAACTAACTCTTTAACGCCAAAAACTTCAAAAAATTTAGAGATTTCTTTATCTGAATATTTTTCTTTTAATTTTTTGATTAAATTATCTACTTCCGCATCTTCAACTAAACCACGACAACCCCAACAGCCTTGCATTGATTTTGTACAAATAGCATCACATCCGCCTTGCGTAATTGGCCCCATACAGACCTCACCATATTGCAAAACACACTTTTGTCCCCTCACTTGGCACTCATAACAAACTGGATTTTGAGTAATAGCTGGTTCTTTGCCAATTAATAGCTGGTATACAAAATCATAAAATTCTTCTCCTGTTATTGGACATCCTGGGATAGAAAAATCCACCTTAACGTATGCACTTAGTGGCTTGACATCCAAATTCTCAATTCCCTTTTCACCTTGATAAACATAATCATGAATTTTGTTTTTATCTTGATACATTTTTAAATGATAAATTCCACCCATATGTGCGCAACTACCAATTGAGATGACATACTTTGAATTTTTCCTAACCAACTTTAACTGTTTGATATCTCGCGTGGTCAAAGGGCTACCTTCAACAAAAACAATATCGTACTTTTCATCTGGTGAGTGTTCGTCCTCTTCAAATAAACGAAAATTTACTATTTCAATTTTTTCATTCAATTCAAGTAACTTATTTGGTAAATCTAAAATCGCAACACAGCAACCTTCACAGCCGGTCAATGGGAATATTCCTACTTTTATTTTGTTATTCATAGTAATAAGTAAAATGTAAAAGGTAAAAAGTAATCACAACTGTTTTTGAATTGATTTTATCAAACCATTTATAAGTCTTTTCACCTCATCTGCATGATTTACTAACTCTTCACAAAAACTGCTTTCTAATATATTAAGACCTCTTGAAACAAGTAAAAAACTTTGCACTTCTGACAACGAACCCCTCGCTTGATAATAAAATCGAATCTTATCTTTGAAATAATAGCGAGAAAATCCTTCAGCAATGTTGGCGGTGATCGATATTGAAGCTCTTCGGATTTGACTTATAAGTCCAAATTTTTCTTCAGCAGGAAAATCCGATGTCACCTCATAAACTTTTAAAGTAAATTTATATGCACGTTGCCAAGCCTTTAAATCGTAATAATTATTTATTTTATTCATAACAGTCCCTTATTACCCTTTACACTTTACTGGTTACTTTTTACGTTGTTCCAAAATTGCCTTTAATTCTTCAGGTCGATTGGTTACAAAAAAGTATGGTCGTCTTTGGCCAGCAACTGTAATAACTAAACCTTTACCTCCCCGAGGCACATAACCAACTGTTTTGTCACGACCAAATCGAATACCGTAACCTAAATAATTTTGAAACTTATACTCACTAAATTCTATTTTTTTTATTTTACTTATTAAAATACGCTTGCGGAATTTCATAAACCCGAAGATTAAATGCGTATCACTTACCTTGATGTTTAACTCTCGAAAAGACGCCAAAATGAAAACATTCAACAATAAAATAATTGCTAATACAGTTTTTGAAGCGTTGTCCAAAGCAATTGGTTTATCTGTGTACTGCGACATTAGAATTATAAGAAAAATCAAACAGGTGATTACCAGAATCG containing:
- a CDS encoding WD40 repeat domain-containing protein, yielding MKHYLNTIVLLLVIIFFSVTCSKNEQPNEVIDSKPNSSAKLLAKFKHTQAVYGIDWHPDGKLIASRHYRDTAFIWNTENKTRQFVHDGKQLTDIKFSTDGSYLAFIDHEISKYSCQRECRYSDYERCNDCKKKHENDYDVRFLSKVYDLRLKHYLKEIASGSAQTISADLKVYVTHALDSKIIYFDGTYFFSSSSRAGMETFIESSSKNHFFHEVKSYSVRKTEETKEGNTHLGAMTIFLSTKGNLLKIFNQADDGKGPHCSIKQCSHDYKIMAAEWQPGTKKITVLSSDNILSLWDSCFSGKQLYTYNHSGSEAVTLKWNVSGDVLAVQFMNNILLFNEKLELQKTLDIMSNDIAWNKDGNILAVITKNKIYFWDNLNSNLTFHESSEKINDFAWNPEFNQFALATEVNDDEGFVEIWEIDSSYRIIVANKKRTSNNTEHQLTIKEETVKKLTTVRSLIKQLQKKEESLSDDLRSFQTDVDRYKSTITDLKLHNNIASYKEAVKNDRINNYLVAMQKALAYMDFIKHELLTTSKSLVESEGTQLQLELDAKILDSLDENKLDQMIAQLDLVITKIQPNAQELVIKENDTQKIPLEKLYNEYFEDE
- a CDS encoding pyridoxal-phosphate dependent enzyme; protein product: MALTKQEEKILKSIVIASENNPEKPEFPVDDPKFPATPTYKIKVPGFNNVWLKDESHNPTGTHKDRMAWEMVVTYRDFLLSKKGGQISKLPDVSIISSGSAAIAIQVQLKKYKLPNLRVLVDNHIDDEILKFLYKTGCKIFKTDLSEKAFSWNEILRLTKNKNGFDITSSEALDPTTRYYDWLSYEIINSSPDYCFVPFGSGHLFENILNINKREVVTSHHDPRFRGRVNKLRACNFFGSTTNNPKTKANKLFSPHLPFVNYDEQWIKLYRYAGYCGSKSDVYNVKEQFIDEALRVAACQQIDCEASGIAGLALMLQLKNKLPKDKKMLIVNTGKIKYPL
- a CDS encoding NADH:ubiquinone oxidoreductase, which produces MNNKIKVGIFPLTGCEGCCVAILDLPNKLLELNEKIEIVNFRLFEEDEHSPDEKYDIVFVEGSPLTTRDIKQLKLVRKNSKYVISIGSCAHMGGIYHLKMYQDKNKIHDYVYQGEKGIENLDVKPLSAYVKVDFSIPGCPITGEEFYDFVYQLLIGKEPAITQNPVCYECQVRGQKCVLQYGEVCMGPITQGGCDAICTKSMQGCWGCRGLVEDAEVDNLIKKLKEKYSDKEISKFFEVFGVKELVWKKRNKLRK
- a CDS encoding four helix bundle protein; translated protein: MNKINNYYDLKAWQRAYKFTLKVYEVTSDFPAEEKFGLISQIRRASISITANIAEGFSRYYFKDKIRFYYQARGSLSEVQSFLLVSRGLNILESSFCEELVNHADEVKRLINGLIKSIQKQL